One Roseiconus lacunae genomic region harbors:
- a CDS encoding PEP-CTERM sorting domain-containing protein (PEP-CTERM proteins occur, often in large numbers, in the proteomes of bacteria that also encode an exosortase, a predicted intramembrane cysteine proteinase. The presence of a PEP-CTERM domain at a protein's C-terminus predicts cleavage within the sorting domain, followed by covalent anchoring to some some component of the (usually Gram-negative) cell surface. Many PEP-CTERM proteins exhibit an unusual sequence composition that includes large numbers of potential glycosylation sites. Expression of one such protein has been shown restore the ability of a bacterium to form floc, a type of biofilm.) codes for MLRTFACLALTFVVVNAVRAELVTGGTANIALYDTPTNAAFADRFFTGTDAAGLTRTELLDVAGSPAVGFERAPTGVDLSINDAAPVQPTGRARQATTLDFDSSATDVASFLASWDAATPGFGAFGPNLTDGEQIGIDGVLRFNSGLGVGVIGELALQYDPTATFGEGLTLTQNMDANAVIWQLDIDDATLVISDSGFSFEAEMQTAAIPAGFYGLDTNAGRFSISTITAVPEPSSFVSIALISVGGVLIRRRRRIVSGSRSNTRSN; via the coding sequence ATGCTACGAACATTTGCTTGCTTGGCACTCACTTTCGTGGTTGTCAACGCCGTCCGCGCCGAACTTGTCACCGGCGGGACCGCCAACATTGCGTTGTACGATACACCGACCAATGCTGCGTTCGCCGATCGTTTTTTTACCGGGACGGACGCCGCCGGTTTGACCCGGACCGAGCTCCTAGACGTAGCCGGATCGCCGGCGGTTGGGTTTGAGCGGGCTCCGACCGGGGTTGACTTGTCGATCAACGATGCCGCCCCGGTTCAACCAACCGGTAGGGCGCGGCAAGCAACGACGTTGGACTTTGACTCCTCGGCGACTGATGTTGCTTCGTTCCTTGCCAGTTGGGACGCGGCGACGCCGGGATTCGGTGCCTTCGGTCCAAACCTAACCGACGGCGAGCAGATCGGGATTGACGGTGTCTTGCGTTTCAATTCGGGACTTGGCGTCGGAGTCATCGGTGAGCTTGCCTTGCAGTACGATCCCACCGCGACATTCGGCGAGGGATTAACGTTGACACAGAACATGGATGCCAACGCGGTGATTTGGCAGCTAGATATCGATGACGCAACACTTGTGATTTCCGATAGTGGATTTTCGTTTGAAGCCGAAATGCAAACGGCGGCAATACCCGCTGGCTTTTATGGACTCGATACCAATGCCGGTCGGTTTTCGATCAGTACGATCACGGCGGTTCCAGAACCTTCTAGCTTCGTTTCGATCGCGTTGATTTCGGTCGGTGGTGTCTTGATCCGCCGCCGACGACGCATTGTTTCGGGATCCCGGTCGAACACCCGGTCCAATTGA
- a CDS encoding DJ-1/PfpI family protein has translation MPDDLMNKPDSGLRQRRTFLRSALVSMFAANVVGGCRLAIGDDETPSTTKEPLLGIHDESMQWPPGWVGDEQIVMLLYPGFTALDLFGPHHMFVLMMGANVHLVAKTETPVLTDTNVEIRPTVTFDQCPKRPTIFFVPGGTGGTLDAAKDDETRRFVREVGEQADFVTSVCTGSVLLGASGLLKGYKATSHWITRDLLGEFGATPVDERVVVDRNRITGAGVTSGLDFGLKMVQDLRNQQYAEAVQLFAEYDPSPPIDKGSQSKADPQISGLLMHMHEPFRQMVRDLKALEP, from the coding sequence ATGCCCGACGACTTAATGAATAAACCCGATTCCGGATTGCGGCAACGTCGAACCTTCTTGCGTTCGGCATTGGTTTCTATGTTTGCGGCAAACGTGGTCGGCGGATGCCGACTCGCCATCGGAGATGACGAGACCCCATCGACGACGAAGGAACCATTGCTTGGTATTCATGATGAGTCAATGCAGTGGCCGCCAGGCTGGGTTGGTGATGAGCAGATTGTGATGTTGCTTTATCCCGGATTTACGGCGCTTGACCTATTCGGCCCACATCACATGTTTGTGTTGATGATGGGCGCGAACGTTCATCTGGTCGCCAAGACAGAAACGCCGGTGTTGACCGATACGAATGTTGAAATTCGTCCGACTGTGACGTTCGATCAATGCCCTAAACGCCCCACCATTTTCTTCGTCCCCGGCGGAACCGGCGGGACGCTTGATGCCGCCAAAGATGACGAAACTCGCCGTTTCGTTCGTGAAGTCGGTGAGCAAGCGGACTTCGTCACCAGCGTTTGTACGGGATCGGTGCTGTTGGGTGCGTCCGGACTACTGAAAGGTTACAAGGCCACGTCTCATTGGATCACCCGTGACTTGCTAGGCGAATTTGGGGCGACTCCTGTCGACGAACGCGTCGTGGTCGATCGCAATCGAATTACCGGAGCAGGCGTCACCAGTGGATTGGACTTCGGTTTGAAGATGGTGCAAGACCTTCGCAATCAGCAATACGCCGAGGCGGTTCAGTTGTTCGCGGAGTACGACCCTTCGCCACCGATCGATAAAGGTAGCCAATCAAAGGCTGACCCGCAAATCAGTGGTTTGCTGATGCATATGCACGAACCATTTCGACAAATGGTTCGTGACCTTAAGGCATTAGAACCTTAG
- a CDS encoding PEP-CTERM sorting domain-containing protein (PEP-CTERM proteins occur, often in large numbers, in the proteomes of bacteria that also encode an exosortase, a predicted intramembrane cysteine proteinase. The presence of a PEP-CTERM domain at a protein's C-terminus predicts cleavage within the sorting domain, followed by covalent anchoring to some some component of the (usually Gram-negative) cell surface. Many PEP-CTERM proteins exhibit an unusual sequence composition that includes large numbers of potential glycosylation sites. Expression of one such protein has been shown restore the ability of a bacterium to form floc, a type of biofilm.) encodes MMRKLISLMLLVAAMPSVQAEISYDVFFRANGVDAIGNTVLEVAPDTTVRGVEIILREEATGGDTNGLTDGGGLRGYAIQLNSSVADRFENGTRNPNFQLSGTGNDGDTFTAFNFAGGTEGVTISPTTAELSLGTVDLIGPTVGGQVTFSLADFDANNPNFQLASGSIDSLINFGNTLTLSSVTAIPEPSSFALIGTLGSVILMRRRRR; translated from the coding sequence ATGATGAGAAAACTCATTTCCTTGATGCTGCTTGTCGCGGCAATGCCTTCCGTTCAAGCCGAAATCTCTTACGACGTTTTCTTCCGAGCTAACGGTGTCGATGCCATCGGCAATACCGTTTTGGAAGTGGCTCCCGACACAACGGTTCGTGGTGTCGAAATCATCTTGCGTGAAGAAGCGACGGGCGGTGACACCAACGGCTTGACCGACGGCGGTGGACTTCGTGGCTACGCGATCCAGTTGAATTCGTCCGTCGCCGATCGATTCGAAAACGGAACTCGAAATCCGAATTTTCAACTTTCGGGAACTGGTAACGATGGCGACACTTTCACTGCTTTCAATTTTGCCGGTGGAACGGAAGGCGTCACTATTTCCCCGACAACCGCGGAATTGTCCCTCGGAACGGTCGACCTGATCGGCCCCACAGTCGGCGGACAAGTCACGTTCTCACTGGCCGATTTCGATGCCAACAACCCCAACTTTCAGTTGGCCAGCGGATCAATCGATAGCCTGATCAACTTTGGCAACACGCTGACATTGTCTTCGGTCACCGCCATCCCCGAGCCCTCGAGCTTCGCCCTGATCGGAACGCTCGGTAGCGTCATCCTGATGCGTCGCCGTCGTCGTTAA
- a CDS encoding acetyl-CoA carboxylase biotin carboxyl carrier protein subunit: MTSSSNPYAPTKSAEEEDRDRCPICGQHVNFVRYYFPFGFCPHCGNYLAVRNWNSASWPWALAVAALVIVPVLTDYSIAGFDIHFMENGLIWIFPMTIVLESIYSRVTGRLVPAVMWGSLAFPDDDRLPRKSSRDADYLYVDKFEKTFDTNNVPSTAVVHRILVRVGESIERGQSVIEVIDEGICSQVPAPIAGIVRDINVTIGERVDWNQPLLMID, encoded by the coding sequence GTGACGTCGTCGTCCAATCCCTACGCTCCTACAAAATCCGCTGAAGAAGAGGATCGTGATCGATGCCCGATTTGTGGACAGCATGTCAACTTTGTTCGCTATTACTTCCCCTTCGGATTTTGCCCGCATTGCGGTAATTACTTGGCGGTACGGAATTGGAACTCCGCCTCGTGGCCGTGGGCATTGGCGGTCGCGGCACTGGTGATCGTCCCGGTGCTGACGGATTATTCGATCGCTGGCTTCGACATCCATTTCATGGAGAACGGACTGATTTGGATCTTTCCAATGACCATTGTCCTCGAGTCCATCTATAGCCGCGTGACGGGTCGATTGGTTCCAGCGGTGATGTGGGGAAGCCTTGCATTCCCCGATGATGACCGATTGCCGCGGAAGTCATCCCGTGACGCCGATTATTTGTACGTCGATAAGTTTGAGAAAACCTTCGACACGAACAACGTTCCGTCGACAGCGGTCGTCCATCGGATTCTGGTCCGTGTAGGCGAATCGATTGAACGAGGACAATCAGTCATCGAAGTGATCGACGAAGGCATCTGTAGTCAAGTTCCCGCGCCGATCGCGGGCATCGTACGTGACATTAACGTGACGATCGGAGAACGCGTGGACTGGAATCAACCGCTGCTCATGATCGACTGA
- a CDS encoding DUF1559 domain-containing protein: MRRIAFTLIELLVVIGIVGILVALLLPAVQSVRESTRRMQCQDRLRQIGLATLLYENTETYLPAATYGDPYGILPTGNFQNGVSGSPFTELLPYIEQRGLWERYDRSLEWFHQDNQVAVTKAVPLYRCPSAVGGATQQGIQRVVGATQDVHLDRSAAVTDFTAVYSWGFPYAIPSTPFTRDPWAMGALSPVGENSSGFLGAGLSFKRPKRTMTTDGSSHTLTFIEQAAKTDTWVNGRLYEPSPSAARAWAPWAGRGCTWILSYQPDGLSWSPTGLGPCNVNCNNRQGIYSFHVGGANSVFLDGSIRFLPREIDVEILYALVSRSRGDHTGEEY, translated from the coding sequence ATGCGACGTATCGCTTTCACCTTGATTGAATTATTGGTCGTGATTGGGATTGTTGGGATCCTAGTCGCGCTATTGTTGCCGGCGGTGCAGTCGGTCCGTGAATCGACCCGCCGCATGCAATGCCAGGATCGCTTGCGGCAGATAGGTTTGGCGACGCTTCTGTACGAAAATACCGAGACGTACTTACCCGCGGCGACCTACGGAGATCCTTATGGGATTTTGCCAACTGGTAATTTTCAGAACGGAGTTTCTGGTAGTCCATTCACGGAGCTTCTGCCCTACATCGAACAACGCGGGCTTTGGGAACGCTACGATCGATCACTTGAATGGTTTCACCAAGACAATCAAGTTGCTGTGACGAAAGCCGTTCCACTCTATCGGTGCCCGTCTGCGGTGGGTGGGGCGACGCAACAGGGAATCCAACGAGTCGTGGGGGCGACTCAAGATGTTCATCTTGACCGCAGTGCCGCGGTAACGGACTTCACGGCGGTCTATAGCTGGGGATTTCCTTACGCAATTCCGTCGACGCCATTCACTCGTGATCCCTGGGCGATGGGAGCGCTTTCCCCGGTCGGTGAAAACTCGAGCGGATTTCTCGGAGCAGGGCTTTCGTTCAAACGTCCCAAGCGAACGATGACCACCGATGGTTCAAGTCATACGCTAACGTTTATCGAACAAGCTGCAAAAACCGATACTTGGGTCAACGGGCGTCTGTATGAGCCAAGTCCTTCGGCGGCACGAGCCTGGGCACCCTGGGCCGGACGCGGCTGTACGTGGATCCTTTCGTATCAGCCTGATGGGCTGAGTTGGTCACCGACGGGTTTGGGACCCTGCAATGTAAACTGTAACAATCGTCAGGGGATTTATTCGTTTCATGTTGGCGGCGCGAACAGTGTTTTCTTGGACGGCAGCATTCGGTTTTTACCAAGAGAGATCGATGTCGAAATCCTTTATGCCCTGGTTTCGCGGTCGCGGGGGGACCATACCGGAGAAGAGTATTGA